The DNA sequence CGAAAAGATTTTTATTTCCGGAGGTGAACCAAATTGACCATAATTGTTTCAACGGCTTACAGTTTCAGTTCGGAGCCGTTACCTGAACCAGGGAATAAGTTAACCCATTATGCCCAAACGTACCGACATTAAAAAAATTCTTATCATCGGCTCCGGGCCGATTATTATTTCTCAGGCGTGTGAATTCGACTACTCCGGCGTCCAGGCCTGCAAGGCCCTCAAGGAAGAGGGTTTTGAAGTAGTACTGATTAATTCCAACCCGGCTACGATCATGACCGACCCGGAGATTGCCGACCGCACGTATATCGAGCCGATAACGCCGGAGATGGTCTGTAAGATCATCGAACGGGAGCGGCCTGACGCCATCCTGCCGACCTTAGGTGGCCAGACCGGGCTCAACTGTGCCGTGGCCGTGGCCGACACCGGCATCCTCAAGCGGTTGGGTGTAGAGATGATCGGGGCCAGCCCGGAAGTGATCAAAAAAGCGGAAGACCGGCAGCTTTTCCGGGACGCCATGGCCAACATCAATCTCAGGGTCCCCACCAGCGTTATCGTCCGCTCCATGGCTGAGGTCCTTGAGGCTCCCGAAGTTCTTAGCTATCCCATCATTGTCCGGCCCAGTTTCACCCTGGGCGGCACTGGCGGCGGCATCGCCTATAATCTGGAGGATCTGAAAGAACTGTCGGCCTATGGGTTGGAGGCCAGCATGATTCAAGAGGTCATGTTGGAAGAGTCGGTATTGGGTTGGAAGGAGTTTGAGTTGGAGGTGATGCGGGACGTCAAAGATAACGTTGTCATCATCTGCTCCATTGAGAACCTGGATCCGATGGGCGTCCACACCGGCGATTCCATTACCGTGGCGCCGGCCCAGACTTTGAGCGATCGGGAATATCAGAGAATGCGGGATGCCTCTCTGGCCATCATCCGCGAGATCGGGGTAGAGACCGGCGGTTCCAATATCCAGTTCGCCGTCCAGCCGCAGACCGGAGAGATGGTAGTCATCGAGATGAACCCGAGGGTTTCCCGTTCCTCGGCCCTGGCCTCCAAGGCCACCGGCTTTCCTATCGCCAAGATAGCCGCCAAACTGGCGGTCGGATTTACCCTGGATGAGATCCCCAACGATATCACCAAAGAGACCTACGCTTCCTTCGAGCCCAGCATCGATTATTGTGTAGTTAAAATCCCCCGCTGGACCTTTGAGAAGTTCCCCGGCGCCGAAGATTTACTGACTACCTCCATGAAGTCGGTGGGCGAGGTCATGGCAATCGGCCGCACCTTCAAGGAGGCCTTGCAGAAAGGATTGCGCTCCCTGGAGATCTCCCGCTTCGGTTTAGGCGCCGACGGCAAGGATATCAAGGAACAGCCCTGGGAAATCATGCTTGACAGACTGCGCACCCCGAATTCGCAGCGCCTGTTCTATCTACGCCAGGCCTTCCGGCAGGGGATGTCTATTCCCGAGGTCTATGAACTGACCAAGATCGATTCCTGGTTTTTATCTCAGATCAGGGACATGGTGCAATTCAGCGATGAACTGGCCTCCTATGGAATCCTGCTGCAACAGGGGCGGGAGGGACCGCACCTGGCGGAGATGCTGCGGCGAGCCAAGGAATTTGGCTTTTCCGACGTCCAGTTAGCCCACCTTTGGGGATTAACGGAAGAAAAAATCCGCCGACTCCGGTTGGACTACGATATCAGACCGGTCTACAAATTGGTCGACACCTGCGCCGCGGAGTTTGAGGCCTATACGCCTTATTATTATTCCACCTATGAGGTGGAAGATGAAAGCCGCCGGAGCGAGCGGTCCAAGGTGGTGATCTTGGGCGGTGGTCCCAACCGTATCGGCCAGGGTATCGAATTCGACTATTGCTGCTGCCACGCCTCCTTTGCCTTAAAAGAAATGGGGATTGAGTCGATTATGGTCAACTCCAATCCCGAGACGGTGAGCACCGATTACGACACTTCCGATAAACTGTTTTTCGAACCCCTGACCCGGGAGGACGTCCTCAACATCATCGCCAGCGAGAAGCCCCTGGGCCTCATTGTCCAGTTCGGCGGCCAGACGCCCTTGAATCTGGCAGTTCCGCTTGCCCAGGCCGGAGCGAAGATTTTGGGAACCTCTCCGGACGCCATTGACCGCGCCGAGGATCGGGAGCGTTTTAAGCGCCTGTTGTCCGGTTTAAAACTGCGGCAGCCGGACAACGGCACCGCCGCCAGCACGGCCCAGGCCTTAAAGATCGCCAAGCAGATCGGCTATCCGGTGGTGGTGCGGCCGTCGTATGTCTTGGGGGGACGGGCCATGCAGATTGTCGCCGATGATCGGGTTCTGGCCAACTTCATGAGTTGGGCCCTCGAGGCGTCGCCGGAGCATCCCATTCTGATCGACAAGTTTTTAGAAGACGCTATTGAAGTGGACGTAGACGCCATCGCCGACGGGAAGACCACCATCATCGGCGGCATCATGGAGCATATTGAAGAGGCCGGCATCCATTCAGGGGACTCGGCCTGCGTCTTGCCGCCGTATTCCCTGCCTCCGGCCATCCTGAAAGAAATTACCCGCCAGACCCAAGCCCTGGCGGCGGAGTTGGGTGTGGTGGGTTTGATGAACATCCAGTTTGCCGTCAAAGACGGCCAGGTCTATATCCTGGAGGTCAACCCCCGGGCCTCCCGGACCATTCCTTTTGTCAGCAAGGCCACCGGCGTACCGCTGGCCAAACTGGCCACGAAGGTGATGCTTGGAGCTACTTTAGATGAACTCGGCTTCACCCGCCAGGCAAAACCGCCGTACTTTGCGGTAAAAGAGGCGGTCTTCCCTTTCCGCCGCTTTCCAGGTGTGGACCCGCTCCTAGGTCCGGAGATGCGCTCTACCGGCGAAGTCATGGGTTTAGATGAGAACTTTGCCTTGAGCTTTGCTAAATCCCAGATAGCGGCAGGGCAACAACTGCCTTTAGAGGGGGGAGTGCTCTTCAGCGTTAAAAATTCGGACAAACCTGCCCTGCTCGAAATCGTTCGGGGATTTCAAAAATTGGGGTTTGAACTCCTGGCTACCCAAGGGACGGCGGATTATCTTTGCCAGCATGGGGTTAAGGTTGCCATGGTTCATAAGATACGGGCCGGGCGGCCGAATATCATCGATCGGATCAAGAGCCAGGACATCGCCCTGCTGATTAACACGCCCCAGGGACGTTATACTACCGACGATTCCTTCTCCATCCGCCGGACCGCCCTGGAATACGACATTCCTTACACTACCACCATTGCCGCCGCCAGGGCCACCCTCGAGGCCATCCGGGCCGTCAAGACCGGCCAGCTAACCGTCAAAAGCCTACAGGAGTATCATACGTCCCTGAAATAGACGTTCCACACTTTGAAGTGAGACGTGAAATACAATGATAAGCTAGAAGTCATGGGATTATAAGAGATTGGGATATGGGTAACCACGCGGCGGTGGCAGGAGGGTAAATCCCTTGAGTCAGTGCCGGACTATCGGCTGGTTGATTATAAGCGGCGGGTGCTGGTGAAAGGAAAAGGTGAGGGAAAGGGCCTGTTGAGATCTGTTGTCCTTCGACCACTGGCGGTATTCTCAAACCTTCGCCGCAGGAAGGATAACAGAGTTTAAGGTATCCCCTTTCCGGATGGGCACGAGTTAATTTATTGCTGGGAATTAATCCGGCACGGGGTCTCCGCCCGCATTTTCATGGGATTGGGCGTTGGTTTCGTTGATACGGAGATATATCTCTTCGCGGTGAACGATCACTTCCGGGGGTGCTTCAATACCCAAACGCACCTGTTTTCCTTTGATATCAATTATTCTGACTCGAATATCATGGCCGATACGGATTGACTCTCCTATTCTGCGCGTGAAAATTAGCACCTTAACCTTCCTTGGTCTGAGCTGTCTGTCCTGTGGCTAATCTCACCCGTTGTCATACCGTCGGAAACCTAAAAAGAGCAATCAGATTTCTATCATATTTCTAGTTATCAATTTTATTGTAATTTACCAGAAATACAATCATAAAATTGAAAATATTTCCTCCGACTGAATTTTTCCGACTCCACTCTATCATAGTCTGCCTTAAAATTACAAGACAGTTGGAAAGCGCTGGAGGAATCTTGCCTTGTGCGGGAGGGATATGGTAATCTTTAAATAAAGGGGAAAGACAGATGCGGCCTTATAATCGCTGGTTGTTCCATGAACACTTTGAGTTGGTGATTACGATCAGTAAATTATATGCCCAATTGCCTGTTCCGAACCTCTTGGAAATTCTCAATCTGCATTTTAGCAAGCCCAGTCCTCCGCCTGATCTCAACACTTCGTTGAACCGCCCTCCCTGGTCAAAATATGATATTGATTCCTTATCCGAGGATTTTCGACTATTATTTCTACACTCGATTAATCGAACGTCAGACGAACAACAGAGTTCCGATAACAACTATTAGCAGGAAACCTGCATCCACGCCAGCCTGGCGGCGCCCAAGAGGCCGCCATTATCGCCCAAGGCCGCGGGTCGAATGACTAGCTTAGCCGCTGGGAAGAACGTGAGTCTTCGTTCCAACTCTTCTCTCAGTGGACCGATGAATCGATCCCAAGACTGGGCGAAGTTGCCGCCAATAATGATCAAAGGGATGCCCAGGAGGTGCACCACATCGGCTATGGCAATTCCCAGGGCTCGGCCGACCCGCTGAAAGGCTTTTTGCGCCAGGGCATCTCCGGCAGTCGCAGCCTGATAAATCGTCAAGGCTGAGAGTCCCTCGGGATTTTCCCGCCAGTTTTTTTGGAGCAGGGATTTTTGTCCGGCAGCCAAGCGTTCGGCTGTCCATCTCACCGTCCAGGTGGCTGAAGCCAAGGTCTCCAGGCAACCCTGGTTGCCACAGGAACAGCGCTCGCCTTCCGGGTCGATGGTAATATGGCCGACCTCTGCTGAAGGGCCGCCGGCCCCCTGCCAGAGCCTGCCGTTCAGGATTAAGCCGCCGCCGACGCCGGTTCCCAGAGTGAGGCCCAACAGGTTGTCCTCGCCGCGGCCAGCTCCCTGGTAATGTTCGCCCAGGGCAAAGAGATTAGCGTCGTTGTCTATGGTTACCGGCCAAGGCAACCGCCGCCTGAGTTCCGGTCCAAGCCAGATCCAGTCCAATTCGGGAATATTAGGGGATTTCACTACCCGTCCTTTATCTGGTTGGATGAGACCGGCTATCCCCATTCCAACGGCTTGAAGGCGCCCTGGAATAATGCCTTCCTCTTCCATCAGGCCTAATATGGCGGCAGCCATCCGGTCTAGAAGGTGATCGGCGCCCTTACCCTTGGGGGTTGGCAGAGTCAGACGTCGGATAATCTCCCCAGTCCTGGTCACCAAGGCCAGACGGAAGTTCGTTCCCCCCAGGTCTCCGGCCATAACCAGGGATTCTGGTTCTGCCGTGATTCTTTGCTGCACCATTTAAGATCCCATAACCATTTACTATTCAGAAGACTTAAATTATAAGCCTCTGATTACACCGATGCATTCTTCGAGGTGCTCCAGGCTGACGGCGCCGGCTCGTACTAAAAGAGGAGGCTTGCAGGTAATATTAAGGATGGTTGACGGCAAGCCGCCGCCGCAGGGGCTGTTTTTTAGGATTAGATCAATCTGCGCGCCTAGTTCCTGCTCTATCTGCGAGGCACTGATCATTGGCGCCTGTCCTGAAAGATTGGCGCTGGTTCCGGTGACGGGGCGACCATACATCTGCGGCAGATGTTGCGCCAGGGGATGGCTCGATACCCGCACCCCGATAGTATTATCTCCACCAGTCAGGGCCTTGGGCAAATCTGGCCGGGCTTTCAATATGAGGGTGAGCGGGCCGGGCCAAAACTGCGCCATCAGTCGTTGGGCTAGTGATGGAACTTCTGCTGCTACCAGATCCAGCATCTGCAGATCAGCCAACAGCACGAGCAGTCCCTTAGACCTCGGCCTTTTCTTGAGCTGGAGGAGTCGATGCAAGGCCGACTCCTGGAAAGCATCCACGGCCAGGGCGTAATATGTTTCAGTAGGGCACGCAATAACGCCCCCCTCCTGAAGCGTCGGCAATGCCGGATCCAAGATTCTATCATCTACCGGACCTCGCCAGATCAGAACCTGTGCCATGCTTCATCTTACTGGAGCTCATCCCGCTTGGCAAGCTCGAACCGAAAAGTGAAGTCCGACTTATAAATTGTCAGGTTTTGGTGATCACAACGAAATATGAAAACAGAACCGTGGCGGCTGCTCCCAATAATGTTTTTTCTGCCCACTGCTCACTGCCCACTGCCCACTGTGTTCATATAAATTTTTTCTCATCGACCATGTTAAATATAAGCGGCGGCCTATCCCATTATCGATAATTTAGCGGCAATTTCCGCCTAGGGCGGGCCGCGCCCGCCGTCTATAAGAGCACTGTTCTCATATATGTTCACATGTTCTCAAGAACACAACGAAGCATAAAAACAGAATCGTGGCGGCTGCTCACAATAATGTTTTTGCGGCTCACGGCTCACGGCTCACGGCTCACTGTTTTTATATAAGTGCACATGTTCTCCCGAACACAACGAAGCATAAAAACAGAATCGTGGCGGCTGCTCACAATAATGTTTTTGCGGCTCACGGCTCACGGCTCACGGCTCACTGTTTTTATATAAGTTAAATCCCCCCTGACCCTCGGTATTAAAATGGATAAGGGGGGATTTTAATCCATCGGGGCCGACAAATGGCCGCGAATGTTTTGATTGTCTGACGGTTTTAACCCATCTTACATACCCCGTGGGTGCACTTGCCGGCGATGTGGTCC is a window from the Desulfobacca acetoxidans DSM 11109 genome containing:
- a CDS encoding ROK family protein — protein: MVQQRITAEPESLVMAGDLGGTNFRLALVTRTGEIIRRLTLPTPKGKGADHLLDRMAAAILGLMEEEGIIPGRLQAVGMGIAGLIQPDKGRVVKSPNIPELDWIWLGPELRRRLPWPVTIDNDANLFALGEHYQGAGRGEDNLLGLTLGTGVGGGLILNGRLWQGAGGPSAEVGHITIDPEGERCSCGNQGCLETLASATWTVRWTAERLAAGQKSLLQKNWRENPEGLSALTIYQAATAGDALAQKAFQRVGRALGIAIADVVHLLGIPLIIIGGNFAQSWDRFIGPLREELERRLTFFPAAKLVIRPAALGDNGGLLGAARLAWMQVSC
- a CDS encoding L-threonylcarbamoyladenylate synthase, whose protein sequence is MAQVLIWRGPVDDRILDPALPTLQEGGVIACPTETYYALAVDAFQESALHRLLQLKKRPRSKGLLVLLADLQMLDLVAAEVPSLAQRLMAQFWPGPLTLILKARPDLPKALTGGDNTIGVRVSSHPLAQHLPQMYGRPVTGTSANLSGQAPMISASQIEQELGAQIDLILKNSPCGGGLPSTILNITCKPPLLVRAGAVSLEHLEECIGVIRGL
- the carB gene encoding carbamoyl-phosphate synthase large subunit; this translates as MPKRTDIKKILIIGSGPIIISQACEFDYSGVQACKALKEEGFEVVLINSNPATIMTDPEIADRTYIEPITPEMVCKIIERERPDAILPTLGGQTGLNCAVAVADTGILKRLGVEMIGASPEVIKKAEDRQLFRDAMANINLRVPTSVIVRSMAEVLEAPEVLSYPIIVRPSFTLGGTGGGIAYNLEDLKELSAYGLEASMIQEVMLEESVLGWKEFELEVMRDVKDNVVIICSIENLDPMGVHTGDSITVAPAQTLSDREYQRMRDASLAIIREIGVETGGSNIQFAVQPQTGEMVVIEMNPRVSRSSALASKATGFPIAKIAAKLAVGFTLDEIPNDITKETYASFEPSIDYCVVKIPRWTFEKFPGAEDLLTTSMKSVGEVMAIGRTFKEALQKGLRSLEISRFGLGADGKDIKEQPWEIMLDRLRTPNSQRLFYLRQAFRQGMSIPEVYELTKIDSWFLSQIRDMVQFSDELASYGILLQQGREGPHLAEMLRRAKEFGFSDVQLAHLWGLTEEKIRRLRLDYDIRPVYKLVDTCAAEFEAYTPYYYSTYEVEDESRRSERSKVVILGGGPNRIGQGIEFDYCCCHASFALKEMGIESIMVNSNPETVSTDYDTSDKLFFEPLTREDVLNIIASEKPLGLIVQFGGQTPLNLAVPLAQAGAKILGTSPDAIDRAEDRERFKRLLSGLKLRQPDNGTAASTAQALKIAKQIGYPVVVRPSYVLGGRAMQIVADDRVLANFMSWALEASPEHPILIDKFLEDAIEVDVDAIADGKTTIIGGIMEHIEEAGIHSGDSACVLPPYSLPPAILKEITRQTQALAAELGVVGLMNIQFAVKDGQVYILEVNPRASRTIPFVSKATGVPLAKLATKVMLGATLDELGFTRQAKPPYFAVKEAVFPFRRFPGVDPLLGPEMRSTGEVMGLDENFALSFAKSQIAAGQQLPLEGGVLFSVKNSDKPALLEIVRGFQKLGFELLATQGTADYLCQHGVKVAMVHKIRAGRPNIIDRIKSQDIALLINTPQGRYTTDDSFSIRRTALEYDIPYTTTIAAARATLEAIRAVKTGQLTVKSLQEYHTSLK
- the csrA gene encoding carbon storage regulator CsrA gives rise to the protein MLIFTRRIGESIRIGHDIRVRIIDIKGKQVRLGIEAPPEVIVHREEIYLRINETNAQSHENAGGDPVPD